The following proteins come from a genomic window of Plectropomus leopardus isolate mb chromosome 11, YSFRI_Pleo_2.0, whole genome shotgun sequence:
- the hmg20a gene encoding high mobility group protein 20A isoform X2, protein MDEQTGSPGANTDNNSQRNGDEKPRRGSWTKGRKRKKPMKDSNAPKAPLTGYVRFMNDRREQLRAERPDVPFPEITRMLGNEWSKLPPEEKQRYLDEAERDKERYMRELEKYQKTEAYKHFTRKVQEKQKGKRHRGDVGHQVANEALHEDAEGKDRTVFDIPIFTEEFLNHSKAREAEMRQLRKTNMEYEERNAALQKHVESMRGAVERLEGDVMQERGRNGLLHQHLETLRQALTSSFSSVPLPASGETPTLDTIDSYMKKLHSIIVSSPQEHENLINTVRDVVNRLDR, encoded by the exons ATGGATGAGCAGACAGGCTCTCCGGGGGCCAATACCGACAACAACAGCCAGAGAAATGGAGATGAG AAGCCCCGACGTGGCAGCTGGACCaaggggaggaagagaaagaagcCAATGAAGGACAGCAATGCACCCAAGGCCCCCCTAACAGGCTACGTTCGCTTCATGAACGACAGACGGGAGCAGCTACGGGCAGAGCGTCCAGACGTGCCCTTTCCGGAGATTACAAGGATGCTGGGCAACGAGTGGAGCAAGCTGCCCCCCGAGGAGAAGCAG CGATACTTGGATGAGGCAGAGCGAGATAAGGAGCGCTACATGCGAGAGCTGGAGAAGTACCAGAAGACAGAGGCCTACAAACATTTCACCAGGAAGGTCCAGGAGAAGCAGAAGGGCAAGCGGCACAGGGGAG ATGTTGGGCACCAGGTAGCCAACGAGGCTCTTCACGAG GATGCGGAAGGGAAGGACAGAACTGTGTTTGACATACCAATCTTCACAGAGGAGTTTCTCAACCACAGCAAAG CACGTGAAGCTGAGATGCGGCAGCTGCGTAAGACCAACATGGAGTATGAGGAGCGTAACGCAGCGCTGCAGAAACATGTGGAGAGCATGCGCGGCGCAGTTGAGAGGCTGGAAGGCGACGTGATGCAAGAGAGGGGACGCAACGGGCTCCTCCACCAACACCTGGAGACCCTGCGGCAGGCGCTCACCTCCAGCTTCTCCTCCGTACCTCTGCCAG CTAGTGGAGAGACGCCCACTCTTGACACCATCGACTCCTACATGAAGAAGCTCCACAGCATCATTGTCAGCAGCCCCCAAGAACATGAGAATCTCATCAACACTGTGAGGGACGTGGTCAACCGTTTGGACAG ATAA
- the hmg20a gene encoding high mobility group protein 20A isoform X1 — protein MDEQTGSPGANTDNNSQRNGDEKPRRGSWTKGRKRKKPMKDSNAPKAPLTGYVRFMNDRREQLRAERPDVPFPEITRMLGNEWSKLPPEEKQRYLDEAERDKERYMRELEKYQKTEAYKHFTRKVQEKQKGKRHRGDVGHQVANEALHEKDAEGKDRTVFDIPIFTEEFLNHSKAREAEMRQLRKTNMEYEERNAALQKHVESMRGAVERLEGDVMQERGRNGLLHQHLETLRQALTSSFSSVPLPASGETPTLDTIDSYMKKLHSIIVSSPQEHENLINTVRDVVNRLDR, from the exons ATGGATGAGCAGACAGGCTCTCCGGGGGCCAATACCGACAACAACAGCCAGAGAAATGGAGATGAG AAGCCCCGACGTGGCAGCTGGACCaaggggaggaagagaaagaagcCAATGAAGGACAGCAATGCACCCAAGGCCCCCCTAACAGGCTACGTTCGCTTCATGAACGACAGACGGGAGCAGCTACGGGCAGAGCGTCCAGACGTGCCCTTTCCGGAGATTACAAGGATGCTGGGCAACGAGTGGAGCAAGCTGCCCCCCGAGGAGAAGCAG CGATACTTGGATGAGGCAGAGCGAGATAAGGAGCGCTACATGCGAGAGCTGGAGAAGTACCAGAAGACAGAGGCCTACAAACATTTCACCAGGAAGGTCCAGGAGAAGCAGAAGGGCAAGCGGCACAGGGGAG ATGTTGGGCACCAGGTAGCCAACGAGGCTCTTCACGAG AAGGATGCGGAAGGGAAGGACAGAACTGTGTTTGACATACCAATCTTCACAGAGGAGTTTCTCAACCACAGCAAAG CACGTGAAGCTGAGATGCGGCAGCTGCGTAAGACCAACATGGAGTATGAGGAGCGTAACGCAGCGCTGCAGAAACATGTGGAGAGCATGCGCGGCGCAGTTGAGAGGCTGGAAGGCGACGTGATGCAAGAGAGGGGACGCAACGGGCTCCTCCACCAACACCTGGAGACCCTGCGGCAGGCGCTCACCTCCAGCTTCTCCTCCGTACCTCTGCCAG CTAGTGGAGAGACGCCCACTCTTGACACCATCGACTCCTACATGAAGAAGCTCCACAGCATCATTGTCAGCAGCCCCCAAGAACATGAGAATCTCATCAACACTGTGAGGGACGTGGTCAACCGTTTGGACAG ATAA